A part of Olleya sp. Bg11-27 genomic DNA contains:
- a CDS encoding DUF4230 domain-containing protein gives MRKIIIGIVIAFALSFILKKCTAGSADKTIIREHSALIEKQISNVGKLVVTEGYFSDAYSYKNSKALFANLTSDKQALVIVNAEVTVAYDLSKIEFEIDSINKVLKIKSIPKEELKIYPQLEYYDVESGYLNAFNHDDYNKIQDIVTARINKKIEASNLRINAKNRLVSELSKFYILTNSLGWTLEYNDSKIDNQDKLENFKL, from the coding sequence ATGCGAAAAATAATTATAGGTATAGTAATAGCATTTGCTTTGTCTTTCATTTTAAAAAAATGTACGGCAGGTAGTGCAGACAAAACAATTATTAGAGAACATTCTGCTTTAATAGAAAAGCAGATTAGTAACGTTGGTAAGTTAGTGGTTACTGAAGGGTATTTTAGTGACGCCTATAGTTATAAAAACTCCAAAGCATTATTTGCTAATTTAACCTCAGACAAACAGGCTTTGGTTATTGTTAATGCGGAAGTAACGGTGGCTTACGATTTAAGTAAGATCGAATTTGAAATTGATAGTATTAATAAAGTTTTGAAAATTAAGTCTATTCCAAAAGAAGAATTAAAAATCTATCCACAATTAGAATATTACGATGTGGAAAGCGGGTATCTCAATGCTTTTAATCATGATGATTATAATAAAATACAAGACATTGTAACAGCACGTATCAATAAGAAAATAGAAGCTTCTAATTTGCGTATTAATGCTAAAAACAGGTTGGTAAGTGAGTTGTCTAAATTTTATATTTTAACCAATAGTTTAGGTTGGACATTGGAGTACAACGATAGTAAAATAGATAATCAGGACAAACTCGAAAATTTCAAACTCTAA
- a CDS encoding rhodanese-like domain-containing protein, with protein MGIFSFLFGNKANKIKDFTDRGAIILDVRSKAEYDSGAIPGSKHIPLQQIQAKVNQIKKWDKPVITCCASGMRSGSAAAILRSNGIEVMNGGGWQSLSNKL; from the coding sequence ATGGGAATTTTTAGTTTTCTTTTCGGAAATAAAGCCAATAAAATAAAAGATTTTACAGATAGAGGTGCCATTATTTTAGACGTACGCTCTAAGGCAGAATATGACTCTGGTGCAATTCCTGGCTCAAAACATATCCCATTACAACAAATTCAAGCTAAGGTCAATCAAATAAAAAAATGGGATAAACCTGTTATTACTTGTTGCGCCAGTGGTATGCGATCAGGCAGTGCCGCAGCTATTTTACGCAGCAATGGTATCGAAGTTATGAATGGTGGTGGATGGCAAAGCCTAAGCAATAAACTATAG
- a CDS encoding enoyl-CoA hydratase/isomerase family protein, protein MSQAYVKQTIENNIGYIEFFTPEHNAMPSPILKELELAIKTAGKNDAIKVIVLKSGGDRTFCAGASFSELVAIKNLQEGKQFFSGFANVINAMRKCPKLIIGRVQGKAVGGGVGLASATDYCLATKFAAIKLSEISIGIGPFVIEPAVTRKMGQTAFSQMTINAEAFYDAAYAKTKGLYADVFETVEALDNAVTILALKLASYNPEALLELKRVLWEDTNEWCVSLLERAEISGRLVLSDFTKEKLKSYK, encoded by the coding sequence ATGTCTCAAGCATACGTTAAACAAACCATTGAAAATAATATAGGTTATATCGAATTTTTTACGCCAGAACATAATGCAATGCCTAGTCCTATTTTAAAGGAATTAGAATTAGCGATTAAAACAGCTGGTAAAAATGATGCTATAAAAGTGATTGTTTTAAAAAGTGGAGGAGATCGCACGTTTTGTGCTGGCGCAAGTTTTTCCGAGCTAGTAGCTATTAAGAATTTACAAGAAGGGAAACAATTTTTTTCCGGTTTTGCAAACGTGATTAATGCCATGCGTAAATGTCCAAAGTTAATAATTGGTCGTGTACAAGGTAAAGCTGTTGGAGGAGGAGTGGGGCTAGCAAGTGCAACGGATTATTGTTTAGCAACTAAATTTGCAGCAATCAAGCTTAGCGAAATTAGTATTGGTATTGGACCATTTGTTATCGAACCAGCAGTAACTAGAAAAATGGGACAAACCGCTTTTTCTCAAATGACCATTAATGCAGAAGCCTTTTATGATGCAGCGTATGCGAAAACAAAAGGTTTATATGCGGATGTGTTTGAAACGGTTGAAGCGTTGGACAACGCTGTAACTATTTTAGCGCTTAAATTAGCCTCTTACAACCCAGAAGCTTTATTAGAACTTAAAAGAGTGCTTTGGGAAGACACTAACGAATGGTGTGTTTCACTTCTAGAACGTGCTGAAATTAGTGGAAGACTTGTGCTTAGTGATTTTACTAAGGAAAAGTTGAAGAGTTATAAGTAA
- a CDS encoding aromatic amino acid hydroxylase, producing MAFKNIESNPILDRLPKHLRQFIKPQDYEDYSAIDQAVWRYAMRKNVDYLSMVAHSTYLEGLQQTGISVDAIPNMYGMNRILKAIGWAAVAVDGFIPPNAFMEFQAYNVLVIASDIRQLEHIEYTPAPDIIHEGAGHAPIIANPEYAEYLRRFGEIGCKAISSAKDYELYEAVRHLSIIKEAPNTPQDQIDLAEKTVEDLQNNMGEPSEMALIRNLHWWTVEYGLIGSIENPKIYGAGLLSSIGESAWCMTDKVKKLPYTIESTFQNFDITKPQPQLYVTPDFAHLSLVLESFANTMALRTGGPSAIKKLIHSQALGTIELSTGLQISGVFTNMIEHNGKVSYIQTTGKTALANRDKELVGHSTLEHADGFGSPIGKLKGINLAIEDMSPRDLRAYDIYEGETVTLEFENDIIVTGEIITGTRNLQGKIILISFKNCTVTHKDTILFEPDWGQYDMAVGKEVLSGYSGPADLHSFDLITHKISSTTIHIEHSAEKLELIDLYKQVRDYREGTNCTISRTKVLEQLINRFPMDWLLPIELFELAKKGNENELCHTILEHLETIKQNRPEVGHLIDDGIKIASQEIAV from the coding sequence ATGGCGTTTAAAAATATAGAGTCTAATCCAATTTTGGATCGTTTACCTAAGCATTTAAGACAGTTTATTAAGCCTCAGGATTATGAGGATTATTCTGCAATTGACCAAGCGGTTTGGCGTTATGCCATGCGTAAAAATGTCGATTATTTAAGTATGGTAGCACATAGCACCTATTTAGAAGGACTACAACAGACAGGAATTAGTGTTGATGCTATCCCAAATATGTATGGGATGAATCGTATTTTAAAAGCGATTGGTTGGGCTGCTGTTGCTGTTGATGGCTTTATACCGCCTAATGCTTTTATGGAGTTTCAAGCTTATAATGTATTAGTTATTGCTAGTGATATTAGACAATTAGAACATATAGAATATACACCTGCGCCAGATATTATCCATGAAGGTGCTGGTCACGCTCCAATTATTGCTAATCCTGAATATGCTGAGTATTTAAGACGTTTTGGAGAAATTGGTTGTAAAGCGATTAGTTCTGCTAAGGATTATGAATTATACGAAGCTGTACGCCACCTATCTATTATAAAAGAAGCTCCTAATACGCCACAAGATCAAATCGATTTAGCAGAAAAAACGGTTGAAGACTTACAAAATAATATGGGTGAACCAAGTGAGATGGCTTTAATTAGAAACTTACACTGGTGGACGGTTGAATATGGTTTGATTGGCAGCATTGAAAATCCTAAAATTTATGGTGCTGGTTTACTATCATCTATTGGAGAGAGCGCTTGGTGTATGACGGATAAGGTCAAAAAATTACCTTATACGATTGAGTCTACCTTTCAGAATTTTGACATTACAAAACCACAACCTCAATTATATGTGACTCCAGATTTTGCACACCTTAGTTTGGTATTAGAGTCTTTTGCTAATACTATGGCACTCCGTACTGGTGGACCTAGTGCTATTAAAAAATTAATACACAGTCAAGCTTTAGGTACTATTGAGCTTAGTACTGGTTTGCAGATTTCGGGTGTGTTTACTAATATGATTGAACATAATGGTAAAGTAAGCTATATACAGACCACAGGAAAAACAGCGTTAGCTAACCGAGATAAAGAATTGGTTGGACACAGTACTTTAGAACATGCGGATGGTTTTGGATCTCCTATCGGGAAATTAAAAGGTATTAATTTAGCTATTGAAGACATGTCGCCACGTGATTTACGTGCTTATGATATTTATGAAGGTGAAACGGTGACTTTAGAGTTTGAAAATGATATTATTGTTACCGGAGAGATTATTACGGGAACAAGAAACCTACAAGGTAAAATTATCTTGATTAGTTTTAAAAACTGTACCGTAACACATAAAGACACTATTTTATTTGAACCTGACTGGGGACAATATGACATGGCTGTTGGTAAAGAAGTGTTATCTGGGTATTCTGGCCCTGCAGATTTACATAGTTTTGATTTAATTACGCATAAAATAAGCAGCACAACAATACATATTGAACATTCTGCTGAAAAATTAGAATTGATTGACCTATACAAACAAGTCCGTGATTATCGAGAAGGAACTAACTGTACTATTTCTAGAACAAAAGTATTGGAACAGTTAATTAACCGCTTTCCGATGGATTGGTTATTACCTATCGAATTGTTTGAATTAGCAAAAAAAGGCAATGAAAATGAGCTGTGTCATACTATTCTTGAGCATTTAGAAACTATCAAACAAAACAGACCTGAAGTTGGGCATTTAATTGATGATGGTATTAAGATTGCAAGCCAAGAGATTGCAGTTTAA
- a CDS encoding twin-arginine translocase TatA/TatE family subunit → MIQLATFLFISGGEIFFILLIVVMVFGAKNVPEIAKGLGKGMRQLKDATNDIKTEITKSAERNGLDTSITDGVNEELKKVKDDLEEFTGSVRRKL, encoded by the coding sequence ATGATACAATTAGCAACATTTTTATTTATAAGCGGAGGAGAAATTTTTTTCATCCTACTTATCGTTGTTATGGTTTTTGGAGCTAAAAATGTTCCTGAAATTGCAAAAGGTTTAGGTAAGGGTATGCGTCAACTTAAAGATGCAACTAACGATATTAAAACCGAAATCACAAAATCTGCAGAACGCAACGGTTTGGATACAAGCATCACAGATGGTGTAAATGAAGAACTTAAAAAAGTTAAAGACGATCTAGAAGAATTTACTGGATCTGTTCGTCGTAAGTTATAA
- a CDS encoding S8 family peptidase: MKRPLLKLSMLLVAFTIFNACQKDEVLEMQEESVINDDQKPALTIPEINAIINQSLTETGTFDWKDVTPHTLWSAVIRGNNILTIGYGAEGESFAEVKTESLKATLSNLIQLVEDSEDYKKGDKPVVEHDIINVIDMEVANFSTIKQLLQSDGVRYLEPNGYNQYETVNNGRSSSGCDKDSNTINSAHYTTIAPNNAQVSWHFYKHNIPQAWSQSTGAGVTIGLIDTGVSASQTLLNSSGINDGYSTGRFVQKYGTFIDSSWWWSDNYDGIHDKCGHGTAMASTIAAPRNDNGMPVGVAYNANLVAYRATEDVLLNDYHERKGVSDALTQLGNRSDVKIISMSIGYLWSIGNIKDAVEYAYSKQKLIFAAGGTSTSFTNGYGVIFPATMSETVAVTGVDDGSNYDRCEVCHTGDKIDFTIIMEGDNNTSKAPPVLGFYDGDRRYTGGSSVATATTAGIAALVWSKYPTWSRAQVLTKLKQSSEFYPNKNSSFGYGNIDALQAVQ; this comes from the coding sequence ATGAAAAGACCATTATTAAAACTATCAATGTTATTGGTAGCTTTTACAATTTTTAATGCTTGTCAAAAAGATGAAGTTTTAGAAATGCAAGAAGAATCAGTCATTAACGACGATCAAAAGCCAGCATTAACTATCCCTGAAATTAATGCTATAATTAATCAAAGTCTTACAGAAACCGGAACTTTTGATTGGAAAGATGTTACACCGCACACTCTTTGGAGTGCTGTAATTAGAGGTAATAATATTTTAACTATTGGGTATGGAGCAGAAGGCGAAAGTTTTGCTGAAGTAAAAACAGAAAGTCTTAAAGCAACCTTATCTAACCTTATACAACTTGTTGAAGATAGCGAAGATTATAAAAAAGGTGATAAACCAGTCGTTGAGCATGATATTATTAATGTGATAGATATGGAAGTTGCCAACTTTTCAACAATTAAACAATTGTTACAGTCTGACGGTGTTAGATATTTAGAGCCAAACGGTTATAATCAATACGAAACGGTAAATAATGGACGTTCAAGTTCTGGATGCGATAAAGATTCAAATACTATAAATTCAGCACATTATACAACGATCGCACCAAACAATGCACAAGTCTCTTGGCATTTTTACAAGCATAATATTCCACAAGCTTGGAGTCAAAGTACTGGAGCAGGTGTAACTATTGGGTTAATAGATACGGGAGTTTCTGCGTCTCAGACCTTATTAAATTCATCAGGAATTAATGATGGGTATTCTACAGGGCGTTTTGTTCAAAAATATGGAACTTTTATAGATTCTTCTTGGTGGTGGTCAGATAATTATGATGGTATTCATGATAAATGTGGACATGGAACAGCTATGGCATCTACAATAGCAGCACCACGTAATGATAACGGAATGCCTGTTGGTGTAGCATATAATGCTAACTTAGTGGCATATAGAGCAACAGAGGATGTGTTGCTTAATGATTATCATGAGCGTAAAGGGGTTTCTGATGCATTAACTCAGTTAGGAAATAGAAGTGATGTTAAAATTATCTCTATGTCTATTGGTTATTTATGGTCAATCGGTAATATTAAGGATGCTGTAGAATATGCGTACAGTAAACAGAAATTGATTTTTGCAGCAGGTGGGACGTCTACTAGTTTTACAAATGGTTATGGTGTTATTTTTCCGGCTACTATGAGTGAGACAGTTGCTGTAACAGGAGTAGATGATGGGTCAAATTATGACAGATGTGAGGTGTGTCATACTGGTGATAAAATTGACTTTACAATTATTATGGAAGGTGATAATAACACAAGTAAGGCACCACCAGTATTAGGGTTTTATGATGGTGATAGACGTTATACCGGTGGATCATCTGTTGCAACAGCAACAACAGCTGGTATCGCAGCTTTAGTGTGGTCTAAATACCCAACATGGTCTAGAGCACAAGTGTTAACTAAATTAAAGCAATCTTCAGAGTTTTATCCTAACAAAAACTCTAGTTTTGGATATGGTAATATTGATGCTTTGCAAGCAGTACAATAA